The following proteins are co-located in the Phoenix dactylifera cultivar Barhee BC4 unplaced genomic scaffold, palm_55x_up_171113_PBpolish2nd_filt_p 000077F, whole genome shotgun sequence genome:
- the LOC103712617 gene encoding uncharacterized protein LOC103712617 isoform X3, whose translation MSHSSPFDEEHTGINDEGMEFPAIADGHFVFEKDSLIYNEEDQVRDELEAQLGEESQSDVSATVLWKHVIKGKKCGNAHGGSHVFKCKHCQKIYHGTYTRVYAHLMGHKKGESKGIGYCSIVKADKNLQMQIKREVEQVESSPNIVPLKKSKLNTNSGMTSQGPSVALSYVGPFEKDYSTQDRDDVDSKVIRCLCANGIPLSVLRSPYWEEMVSAISKELGYKSPSYERAQTVLLENERDRVERELEDFKQKWPQYGVSVVSNGWTDVKNQSLINFLASNQFGSIFLHALDFLLVEKSHKSIHDYMLEVIEKVGPYNVVQLITDNATDCRAASEEVAKTYPYIFWTPCMVHTLNLILKDCINALPWLKQTYTTAKGIVKYILYHSQTVEIFQSYPMLELLKVAARGCASHYITLHLLLDVRETLRAAVISDQWERWAGFPNLDEKAKLPGDTVKAAVLSDNFWEAVQLALSIIKPIYKMIKFTDQDGPLIGEVCERMDNMLGEIKDNLRGEEDTFMLVREKVFLRWNKASVPLQCLACALTPKYYDEEYLQIPSPGGRKRCPPDQDDDTFEAAMTAIFKMHPNVDQADTVRVQFLSFVEKKGKFSSATAKRDARNPKINVLQWWKFHGGDTKELRDMAFRVLAQSISTSSIERPWSTYSYIYNAKHNRLNPSRADDLMYIHSNLRLLSRFNSNYKYGPHRKWDINPELPLMDESALQWEDLCFIGLDDEDSLLKHAAHSSNPIQELLRIIEDAPSSSDQCGEQNLIISSMHASGGRGGRGGRAGASGRLDPKGKTKKFFFGLKASMLQNKPFKDTSLGRLLLFFI comes from the exons ATGTCTCATAGCTCTCCTTTTGATGAAGAACATACGGGAATCAATGATGAGGGCATGGAGTTTCCAGCTATTGCAGATGGACACTTTGTGTTTGAGAAGGATAGTTTAATTTATAATGAAGAAGATCAAGTACGAGATGAACTTGAGGCACAACTGGGAGAAGAAAGTCAATCTGATGTTAGTGCAACTGTGTTATGGAAACATGTCATAAAAGGAAAGAAGTGTGGAAATGCTCATGGAGGTTCCCATGTCTTCAAATGCAAACATTGCCAGAAGATATACCATGGCACCTATACACGTGTTTATGCACATTTAATGGGGCATAAAAAAGGTGAAAGCAAAGGAATTGGCTATTGTTCCATTGTAAAGGCAGACAAAAATCTACAAATGCAAATTAAGAGGGAAGTTGAGCAAGTTGAGAGCTCACCAAACATTGTTCCACTGAAGAAGTCAAAGCTCAACACAAATTCTGGTATGACATCACAGGGACCTTCTGTAGCCCTTTCCTATGTGGGTCCATTTGAGAAAGATTATTCGACTCAAGATAGAGATGATGTTGATTCTAAAGTAATACGCTGTTTGTGTGCTAATGGCATCCCTTTAAGTGTGCTAAGGTCACCATATTGGGAAGAAATGGTATCAGCAATTAGTAAAGAATTGGGCTACAAAAGCCCATCTTATGAAAGAGCACAAACCGTCTTGTTGGAAAATGAAAGGGACAGGGTTGAAAGGGAACTAGAGGATTTCAAGCAGAAGTGGCCTCAATATGGAGTTTCAGTTGTTTCAAATGGTTGGACTGATGTTAAGAATCAAtccttgataaacttcttgGCCTCAAATCAATTTGGCTCTATATTTCTACATGCCCTTGACTTTTTACTGGTTGAGAAGTCCCATAAAAGTATTCATGACTATATGCTTGAAGTGATTGAAAAAGTGGGACCATATAATGTTGTTCAGTTGATCACAGATAATGCTACAGACTGTAGAGCTGCAAGTGAGGAAGTGGCAAAAACATATCCTTACATATTCTGGACTCCTTGCATGGTTCACACACTCAATTTGATATTGAAGGACTGTATAAATGCCCTCCCTTGGCTTAAGCAGACTTATACAACTGCTAAAGGTATAGTGAAATATATCTTATATCATTCCCAAACTGTTGAAATTTTCCAAAGTTATCCAATGTTAGAATTATTGAAAGTTGCAGCCAGAGGGTGTGCATCACACTATATCACTCTTCATCTTCTACTTGATGTAAGGGAAACTTTAAGGGCTGCTGTCATATCTGATCAATGGGAGAGATGGGCTGGTTTTCCAAACCTAGATGAGAAAGCAAAGCTTCCTGGAGACACTGTGAAGGCAGCAGTCCTGTCTGATAACTTTTGGGAAGCAGTACAGTTGGCTCTTTCTATAATAAAACCAATATATAAAATGATCAAATTTACTGATCAAGATGGCCCCCTTATTGGAGAGGTATGTGAGAGAATGGACAATATGTTGGGAGAAATCAAAGACAATttgagaggagaagaggacacCTTTATGCTTGTCAGGGAAAAGGTCTTTTTAAGATGGAACAAGGCAAGTGTTCCATTGCAATGCTTAGCTTGTGCCCTTACCCCAAAGTATTATGATGAAGAATACCTCCAAATACCATCCCCAGGGGGTAGGAAGAGGTGTCCTCCAG accaagatgatgatacatttgAAGCTGCCATGACTGCAATATTTAAAATGCACCCAAATGTTGATCAAGCAGATACTGTTCGTGTGCAGTTCTTGTCTTTTGtggaaaagaagggaaaattCTCCTCTGCAACAGCTAAAAGAGATGcaagaaatccaaaaatcaATGTTTTGCAGTGGTGGAAGTTTCATGGAGGGGATACAAAGGAGTTGAGAGATATGGCATTTAGAGTGCTTGCACAATCAATTAGCACTTCATCTATTGAGAGACCATGGAGCACCTATAGCTATATCTACAATGCAAAGCACAATAGGCTAAATCCAAGTCGCGCTGATGACCTGATGTATATACATTCCAATTTAAGATTACTATCCCG GTTTAATTCAAATTATAAGTATGGTCCGCATAGAAAATGGGATATAAATCCGGAGCTTCCTCTTATGGATGAATCTGCTTTACAGTGGGAGGATTTGTGCTTCATAGGCCTTGATGATGAGGACTCATTGTTGAAACATGCTGCTCACTCTAGTAATCCTATACAAGAGCTTTTAAGGATCATTGAAGATGCTCCTTCAAGCAGCGATCAATGTGGTGAACAAAATCTGATCATTAGCTCCATGCATGCAAGTGGAGGgcgaggagggagaggaggccGAGCTGGTGCTAGTGGTAGGCTTGATCCAAAGGGGAAGACAAAGAAATTCTT ttTTGGCTTGAAGGCTTCTATGCTACAGAACAAGCCCTTTAAAGATACTTCTTTGGGTagacttcttcttttcttcatctaA
- the LOC103712617 gene encoding uncharacterized protein LOC103712617 isoform X2 produces the protein MSHSSPFDEEHTGINDEGMEFPAIADGHFVFEKDSLIYNEEDQVRDELEAQLGEESQSDVSATVLWKHVIKGKKCGNAHGGSHVFKCKHCQKIYHGTYTRVYAHLMGHKKGESKGIGYCSIVKADKNLQMQIKREVEQVESSPNIVPLKKSKLNTNSGMTSQGPSVALSYVGPFEKDYSTQDRDDVDSKVIRCLCANGIPLSVLRSPYWEEMVSAISKELGYKSPSYERAQTVLLENERDRVERELEDFKQKWPQYGVSVVSNGWTDVKNQSLINFLASNQFGSIFLHALDFLLVEKSHKSIHDYMLEVIEKVGPYNVVQLITDNATDCRAASEEVAKTYPYIFWTPCMVHTLNLILKDCINALPWLKQTYTTAKGIVKYILYHSQTVEIFQSYPMLELLKVAARGCASHYITLHLLLDVRETLRAAVISDQWERWAGFPNLDEKAKLPGDTVKAAVLSDNFWEAVQLALSIIKPIYKMIKFTDQDGPLIGEVCERMDNMLGEIKDNLRGEEDTFMLVREKVFLRWNKASVPLQCLACALTPKYYDEEYLQIPSPGGRKRCPPDQDDDTFEAAMTAIFKMHPNVDQADTVRVQFLSFVEKKGKFSSATAKRDARNPKINVLQWWKFHGGDTKELRDMAFRVLAQSISTSSIERPWSTYSYIYNAKHNRLNPSRADDLMYIHSNLRLLSRFNSNYKYGPHRKWDINPELPLMDESALQWEDLCFIGLDDEDSLLKHAAHSSNPIQELLRIIEDAPSSSDQCGEQNLIISSMHASGGRGGRGGRAGASGRLDPKGKTKKFFYMFGLSPKSHMDLGNEVTFLLLSHEVAFVTPSANNEQTSGTWHFLQWKQVMLSAVDDSISTQMAFEVI, from the exons ATGTCTCATAGCTCTCCTTTTGATGAAGAACATACGGGAATCAATGATGAGGGCATGGAGTTTCCAGCTATTGCAGATGGACACTTTGTGTTTGAGAAGGATAGTTTAATTTATAATGAAGAAGATCAAGTACGAGATGAACTTGAGGCACAACTGGGAGAAGAAAGTCAATCTGATGTTAGTGCAACTGTGTTATGGAAACATGTCATAAAAGGAAAGAAGTGTGGAAATGCTCATGGAGGTTCCCATGTCTTCAAATGCAAACATTGCCAGAAGATATACCATGGCACCTATACACGTGTTTATGCACATTTAATGGGGCATAAAAAAGGTGAAAGCAAAGGAATTGGCTATTGTTCCATTGTAAAGGCAGACAAAAATCTACAAATGCAAATTAAGAGGGAAGTTGAGCAAGTTGAGAGCTCACCAAACATTGTTCCACTGAAGAAGTCAAAGCTCAACACAAATTCTGGTATGACATCACAGGGACCTTCTGTAGCCCTTTCCTATGTGGGTCCATTTGAGAAAGATTATTCGACTCAAGATAGAGATGATGTTGATTCTAAAGTAATACGCTGTTTGTGTGCTAATGGCATCCCTTTAAGTGTGCTAAGGTCACCATATTGGGAAGAAATGGTATCAGCAATTAGTAAAGAATTGGGCTACAAAAGCCCATCTTATGAAAGAGCACAAACCGTCTTGTTGGAAAATGAAAGGGACAGGGTTGAAAGGGAACTAGAGGATTTCAAGCAGAAGTGGCCTCAATATGGAGTTTCAGTTGTTTCAAATGGTTGGACTGATGTTAAGAATCAAtccttgataaacttcttgGCCTCAAATCAATTTGGCTCTATATTTCTACATGCCCTTGACTTTTTACTGGTTGAGAAGTCCCATAAAAGTATTCATGACTATATGCTTGAAGTGATTGAAAAAGTGGGACCATATAATGTTGTTCAGTTGATCACAGATAATGCTACAGACTGTAGAGCTGCAAGTGAGGAAGTGGCAAAAACATATCCTTACATATTCTGGACTCCTTGCATGGTTCACACACTCAATTTGATATTGAAGGACTGTATAAATGCCCTCCCTTGGCTTAAGCAGACTTATACAACTGCTAAAGGTATAGTGAAATATATCTTATATCATTCCCAAACTGTTGAAATTTTCCAAAGTTATCCAATGTTAGAATTATTGAAAGTTGCAGCCAGAGGGTGTGCATCACACTATATCACTCTTCATCTTCTACTTGATGTAAGGGAAACTTTAAGGGCTGCTGTCATATCTGATCAATGGGAGAGATGGGCTGGTTTTCCAAACCTAGATGAGAAAGCAAAGCTTCCTGGAGACACTGTGAAGGCAGCAGTCCTGTCTGATAACTTTTGGGAAGCAGTACAGTTGGCTCTTTCTATAATAAAACCAATATATAAAATGATCAAATTTACTGATCAAGATGGCCCCCTTATTGGAGAGGTATGTGAGAGAATGGACAATATGTTGGGAGAAATCAAAGACAATttgagaggagaagaggacacCTTTATGCTTGTCAGGGAAAAGGTCTTTTTAAGATGGAACAAGGCAAGTGTTCCATTGCAATGCTTAGCTTGTGCCCTTACCCCAAAGTATTATGATGAAGAATACCTCCAAATACCATCCCCAGGGGGTAGGAAGAGGTGTCCTCCAG accaagatgatgatacatttgAAGCTGCCATGACTGCAATATTTAAAATGCACCCAAATGTTGATCAAGCAGATACTGTTCGTGTGCAGTTCTTGTCTTTTGtggaaaagaagggaaaattCTCCTCTGCAACAGCTAAAAGAGATGcaagaaatccaaaaatcaATGTTTTGCAGTGGTGGAAGTTTCATGGAGGGGATACAAAGGAGTTGAGAGATATGGCATTTAGAGTGCTTGCACAATCAATTAGCACTTCATCTATTGAGAGACCATGGAGCACCTATAGCTATATCTACAATGCAAAGCACAATAGGCTAAATCCAAGTCGCGCTGATGACCTGATGTATATACATTCCAATTTAAGATTACTATCCCG GTTTAATTCAAATTATAAGTATGGTCCGCATAGAAAATGGGATATAAATCCGGAGCTTCCTCTTATGGATGAATCTGCTTTACAGTGGGAGGATTTGTGCTTCATAGGCCTTGATGATGAGGACTCATTGTTGAAACATGCTGCTCACTCTAGTAATCCTATACAAGAGCTTTTAAGGATCATTGAAGATGCTCCTTCAAGCAGCGATCAATGTGGTGAACAAAATCTGATCATTAGCTCCATGCATGCAAGTGGAGGgcgaggagggagaggaggccGAGCTGGTGCTAGTGGTAGGCTTGATCCAAAGGGGAAGACAAAGAAATTCTT CTATATGTTTGGACTTTCACCAAAAAGTCATATGGACCTTGGAAATGAGGTAACATTTCTACTCCTGAGTCATGAAGTGGCCTTTGTTACACCTTCAGCAAATAACGAACAAACATCTGGAACATGGCATTTCTTGCAATGGAAGCAGGTTATGTTATCAGCAGTGGATGATTCGATTTCAACTC AAATGGCTTTTGAAGTAATTTGA
- the LOC103712617 gene encoding uncharacterized protein LOC103712617 isoform X1 — protein MSHSSPFDEEHTGINDEGMEFPAIADGHFVFEKDSLIYNEEDQVRDELEAQLGEESQSDVSATVLWKHVIKGKKCGNAHGGSHVFKCKHCQKIYHGTYTRVYAHLMGHKKGESKGIGYCSIVKADKNLQMQIKREVEQVESSPNIVPLKKSKLNTNSGMTSQGPSVALSYVGPFEKDYSTQDRDDVDSKVIRCLCANGIPLSVLRSPYWEEMVSAISKELGYKSPSYERAQTVLLENERDRVERELEDFKQKWPQYGVSVVSNGWTDVKNQSLINFLASNQFGSIFLHALDFLLVEKSHKSIHDYMLEVIEKVGPYNVVQLITDNATDCRAASEEVAKTYPYIFWTPCMVHTLNLILKDCINALPWLKQTYTTAKGIVKYILYHSQTVEIFQSYPMLELLKVAARGCASHYITLHLLLDVRETLRAAVISDQWERWAGFPNLDEKAKLPGDTVKAAVLSDNFWEAVQLALSIIKPIYKMIKFTDQDGPLIGEVCERMDNMLGEIKDNLRGEEDTFMLVREKVFLRWNKASVPLQCLACALTPKYYDEEYLQIPSPGGRKRCPPDQDDDTFEAAMTAIFKMHPNVDQADTVRVQFLSFVEKKGKFSSATAKRDARNPKINVLQWWKFHGGDTKELRDMAFRVLAQSISTSSIERPWSTYSYIYNAKHNRLNPSRADDLMYIHSNLRLLSRFNSNYKYGPHRKWDINPELPLMDESALQWEDLCFIGLDDEDSLLKHAAHSSNPIQELLRIIEDAPSSSDQCGEQNLIISSMHASGGRGGRGGRAGASGRLDPKGKTKKFFYMFGLSPKSHMDLGNEVTFLLLSHEVAFVTPSANNEQTSGTWHFLQWKQVMLSAVDDSISTRMPQSLFLFKKMPAVFFCHFLNHF, from the exons ATGTCTCATAGCTCTCCTTTTGATGAAGAACATACGGGAATCAATGATGAGGGCATGGAGTTTCCAGCTATTGCAGATGGACACTTTGTGTTTGAGAAGGATAGTTTAATTTATAATGAAGAAGATCAAGTACGAGATGAACTTGAGGCACAACTGGGAGAAGAAAGTCAATCTGATGTTAGTGCAACTGTGTTATGGAAACATGTCATAAAAGGAAAGAAGTGTGGAAATGCTCATGGAGGTTCCCATGTCTTCAAATGCAAACATTGCCAGAAGATATACCATGGCACCTATACACGTGTTTATGCACATTTAATGGGGCATAAAAAAGGTGAAAGCAAAGGAATTGGCTATTGTTCCATTGTAAAGGCAGACAAAAATCTACAAATGCAAATTAAGAGGGAAGTTGAGCAAGTTGAGAGCTCACCAAACATTGTTCCACTGAAGAAGTCAAAGCTCAACACAAATTCTGGTATGACATCACAGGGACCTTCTGTAGCCCTTTCCTATGTGGGTCCATTTGAGAAAGATTATTCGACTCAAGATAGAGATGATGTTGATTCTAAAGTAATACGCTGTTTGTGTGCTAATGGCATCCCTTTAAGTGTGCTAAGGTCACCATATTGGGAAGAAATGGTATCAGCAATTAGTAAAGAATTGGGCTACAAAAGCCCATCTTATGAAAGAGCACAAACCGTCTTGTTGGAAAATGAAAGGGACAGGGTTGAAAGGGAACTAGAGGATTTCAAGCAGAAGTGGCCTCAATATGGAGTTTCAGTTGTTTCAAATGGTTGGACTGATGTTAAGAATCAAtccttgataaacttcttgGCCTCAAATCAATTTGGCTCTATATTTCTACATGCCCTTGACTTTTTACTGGTTGAGAAGTCCCATAAAAGTATTCATGACTATATGCTTGAAGTGATTGAAAAAGTGGGACCATATAATGTTGTTCAGTTGATCACAGATAATGCTACAGACTGTAGAGCTGCAAGTGAGGAAGTGGCAAAAACATATCCTTACATATTCTGGACTCCTTGCATGGTTCACACACTCAATTTGATATTGAAGGACTGTATAAATGCCCTCCCTTGGCTTAAGCAGACTTATACAACTGCTAAAGGTATAGTGAAATATATCTTATATCATTCCCAAACTGTTGAAATTTTCCAAAGTTATCCAATGTTAGAATTATTGAAAGTTGCAGCCAGAGGGTGTGCATCACACTATATCACTCTTCATCTTCTACTTGATGTAAGGGAAACTTTAAGGGCTGCTGTCATATCTGATCAATGGGAGAGATGGGCTGGTTTTCCAAACCTAGATGAGAAAGCAAAGCTTCCTGGAGACACTGTGAAGGCAGCAGTCCTGTCTGATAACTTTTGGGAAGCAGTACAGTTGGCTCTTTCTATAATAAAACCAATATATAAAATGATCAAATTTACTGATCAAGATGGCCCCCTTATTGGAGAGGTATGTGAGAGAATGGACAATATGTTGGGAGAAATCAAAGACAATttgagaggagaagaggacacCTTTATGCTTGTCAGGGAAAAGGTCTTTTTAAGATGGAACAAGGCAAGTGTTCCATTGCAATGCTTAGCTTGTGCCCTTACCCCAAAGTATTATGATGAAGAATACCTCCAAATACCATCCCCAGGGGGTAGGAAGAGGTGTCCTCCAG accaagatgatgatacatttgAAGCTGCCATGACTGCAATATTTAAAATGCACCCAAATGTTGATCAAGCAGATACTGTTCGTGTGCAGTTCTTGTCTTTTGtggaaaagaagggaaaattCTCCTCTGCAACAGCTAAAAGAGATGcaagaaatccaaaaatcaATGTTTTGCAGTGGTGGAAGTTTCATGGAGGGGATACAAAGGAGTTGAGAGATATGGCATTTAGAGTGCTTGCACAATCAATTAGCACTTCATCTATTGAGAGACCATGGAGCACCTATAGCTATATCTACAATGCAAAGCACAATAGGCTAAATCCAAGTCGCGCTGATGACCTGATGTATATACATTCCAATTTAAGATTACTATCCCG GTTTAATTCAAATTATAAGTATGGTCCGCATAGAAAATGGGATATAAATCCGGAGCTTCCTCTTATGGATGAATCTGCTTTACAGTGGGAGGATTTGTGCTTCATAGGCCTTGATGATGAGGACTCATTGTTGAAACATGCTGCTCACTCTAGTAATCCTATACAAGAGCTTTTAAGGATCATTGAAGATGCTCCTTCAAGCAGCGATCAATGTGGTGAACAAAATCTGATCATTAGCTCCATGCATGCAAGTGGAGGgcgaggagggagaggaggccGAGCTGGTGCTAGTGGTAGGCTTGATCCAAAGGGGAAGACAAAGAAATTCTT CTATATGTTTGGACTTTCACCAAAAAGTCATATGGACCTTGGAAATGAGGTAACATTTCTACTCCTGAGTCATGAAGTGGCCTTTGTTACACCTTCAGCAAATAACGAACAAACATCTGGAACATGGCATTTCTTGCAATGGAAGCAGGTTATGTTATCAGCAGTGGATGATTCGATTTCAACTCGTATGCCTCAATCACTGTTTCTGTTTAAAAAAATGCCAGCTGTTTTCTTCTGCCATTTCTTAAATCATTTTTAA
- the LOC103712617 gene encoding uncharacterized protein LOC103712617 isoform X4, with amino-acid sequence MSHSSPFDEEHTGINDEGMEFPAIADGHFVFEKDSLIYNEEDQVRDELEAQLGEESQSDVSATVLWKHVIKGKKCGNAHGGSHVFKCKHCQKIYHGTYTRVYAHLMGHKKGESKGIGYCSIVKADKNLQMQIKREVEQVESSPNIVPLKKSKLNTNSGMTSQGPSVALSYVGPFEKDYSTQDRDDVDSKVIRCLCANGIPLSVLRSPYWEEMVSAISKELGYKSPSYERAQTVLLENERDRVERELEDFKQKWPQYGVSVVSNGWTDVKNQSLINFLASNQFGSIFLHALDFLLVEKSHKSIHDYMLEVIEKVGPYNVVQLITDNATDCRAASEEVAKTYPYIFWTPCMVHTLNLILKDCINALPWLKQTYTTAKGIVKYILYHSQTVEIFQSYPMLELLKVAARGCASHYITLHLLLDVRETLRAAVISDQWERWAGFPNLDEKAKLPGDTVKAAVLSDNFWEAVQLALSIIKPIYKMIKFTDQDGPLIGEVCERMDNMLGEIKDNLRGEEDTFMLVREKVFLRWNKASVPLQCLACALTPKYYDEEYLQIPSPGGRKRCPPDQDDDTFEAAMTAIFKMHPNVDQADTVRVQFLSFVEKKGKFSSATAKRDARNPKINVLQWWKFHGGDTKELRDMAFRVLAQSISTSSIERPWSTYSYIYNAKHNRLNPSRADDLMYIHSNLRLLSRGRICAS; translated from the exons ATGTCTCATAGCTCTCCTTTTGATGAAGAACATACGGGAATCAATGATGAGGGCATGGAGTTTCCAGCTATTGCAGATGGACACTTTGTGTTTGAGAAGGATAGTTTAATTTATAATGAAGAAGATCAAGTACGAGATGAACTTGAGGCACAACTGGGAGAAGAAAGTCAATCTGATGTTAGTGCAACTGTGTTATGGAAACATGTCATAAAAGGAAAGAAGTGTGGAAATGCTCATGGAGGTTCCCATGTCTTCAAATGCAAACATTGCCAGAAGATATACCATGGCACCTATACACGTGTTTATGCACATTTAATGGGGCATAAAAAAGGTGAAAGCAAAGGAATTGGCTATTGTTCCATTGTAAAGGCAGACAAAAATCTACAAATGCAAATTAAGAGGGAAGTTGAGCAAGTTGAGAGCTCACCAAACATTGTTCCACTGAAGAAGTCAAAGCTCAACACAAATTCTGGTATGACATCACAGGGACCTTCTGTAGCCCTTTCCTATGTGGGTCCATTTGAGAAAGATTATTCGACTCAAGATAGAGATGATGTTGATTCTAAAGTAATACGCTGTTTGTGTGCTAATGGCATCCCTTTAAGTGTGCTAAGGTCACCATATTGGGAAGAAATGGTATCAGCAATTAGTAAAGAATTGGGCTACAAAAGCCCATCTTATGAAAGAGCACAAACCGTCTTGTTGGAAAATGAAAGGGACAGGGTTGAAAGGGAACTAGAGGATTTCAAGCAGAAGTGGCCTCAATATGGAGTTTCAGTTGTTTCAAATGGTTGGACTGATGTTAAGAATCAAtccttgataaacttcttgGCCTCAAATCAATTTGGCTCTATATTTCTACATGCCCTTGACTTTTTACTGGTTGAGAAGTCCCATAAAAGTATTCATGACTATATGCTTGAAGTGATTGAAAAAGTGGGACCATATAATGTTGTTCAGTTGATCACAGATAATGCTACAGACTGTAGAGCTGCAAGTGAGGAAGTGGCAAAAACATATCCTTACATATTCTGGACTCCTTGCATGGTTCACACACTCAATTTGATATTGAAGGACTGTATAAATGCCCTCCCTTGGCTTAAGCAGACTTATACAACTGCTAAAGGTATAGTGAAATATATCTTATATCATTCCCAAACTGTTGAAATTTTCCAAAGTTATCCAATGTTAGAATTATTGAAAGTTGCAGCCAGAGGGTGTGCATCACACTATATCACTCTTCATCTTCTACTTGATGTAAGGGAAACTTTAAGGGCTGCTGTCATATCTGATCAATGGGAGAGATGGGCTGGTTTTCCAAACCTAGATGAGAAAGCAAAGCTTCCTGGAGACACTGTGAAGGCAGCAGTCCTGTCTGATAACTTTTGGGAAGCAGTACAGTTGGCTCTTTCTATAATAAAACCAATATATAAAATGATCAAATTTACTGATCAAGATGGCCCCCTTATTGGAGAGGTATGTGAGAGAATGGACAATATGTTGGGAGAAATCAAAGACAATttgagaggagaagaggacacCTTTATGCTTGTCAGGGAAAAGGTCTTTTTAAGATGGAACAAGGCAAGTGTTCCATTGCAATGCTTAGCTTGTGCCCTTACCCCAAAGTATTATGATGAAGAATACCTCCAAATACCATCCCCAGGGGGTAGGAAGAGGTGTCCTCCAG accaagatgatgatacatttgAAGCTGCCATGACTGCAATATTTAAAATGCACCCAAATGTTGATCAAGCAGATACTGTTCGTGTGCAGTTCTTGTCTTTTGtggaaaagaagggaaaattCTCCTCTGCAACAGCTAAAAGAGATGcaagaaatccaaaaatcaATGTTTTGCAGTGGTGGAAGTTTCATGGAGGGGATACAAAGGAGTTGAGAGATATGGCATTTAGAGTGCTTGCACAATCAATTAGCACTTCATCTATTGAGAGACCATGGAGCACCTATAGCTATATCTACAATGCAAAGCACAATAGGCTAAATCCAAGTCGCGCTGATGACCTGATGTATATACATTCCAATTTAAGATTACTATCCCG TGGGAGGATTTGTGCTTCATAG